In Gemmata obscuriglobus, a single genomic region encodes these proteins:
- a CDS encoding PSD1 and planctomycete cytochrome C domain-containing protein, whose product MHTASTSAAALLVWGGLLFAPAAAGAAPPDDSAHFEKKVRPVLVERCVSCHGPEKQKGGLRVDSRAALLQGGDSGPSLVPGKPNESLLTRVLAHDGELKMPPKNKLPAPEIAALKEWVQAGAPWPDSPSAPAAPAKGGERVITAEEKAFWAFQPVERPAAPPVRNPKVEIRNDIDRFLLARLEREGLSFAPPTDKRTLLRRITFDLTGLPPTAAEIDAFLADGAPDAYEKVVDRLLASPAYGEKWGRRWLDVARYADSNGMDENLAYVNAWRYRDYVIRSVNADKPYDQFVKEQIAGDLMPGGSETERADRLTATGFLVIGPKMLAEDDPMKMRMDILDEQLDTLGQAFMGLTLGCARCHDHKFDPITAADYYALGGMFYSTKTMKNHTVVAAWNERSLASPEATALLTEHERTVAAARAQLAGAQKGGFTAVGGFAGPALVRQFRAKVAAAEKAKPAVPEAMAVEDAKGENLRVHLRGNHTTLGAEVPRRFPRVLGGDKALDLGAARSGRLELAEWLARPEHPLTARVMVNRIWAGHFGAGLVRSTDNFGRLGDRPTHPELLDWLASEFTGAKWSVKHLHRLIVTSTAYRMSTRPDPAVAVKDPDNKLLSHFSRRRLDAEEVRDGMLAAAGLLDRTAGGSLLKANPRQYINSTAPGAYNGFAQPRRSVYLPVIRSGVYDVLQTLDFPDPSVPSGQRVATTIPTQALFMLNGALADQTAEALAKAALAVSGDDAARVREAYQRVYGRAPTTAEVEKVLAYLQKSLEAADAKLAPDARTLRAWRGLCRVLLASNEFVFVE is encoded by the coding sequence ATGCACACCGCTTCGACTTCCGCGGCCGCGCTACTGGTTTGGGGTGGGCTGTTGTTCGCGCCCGCCGCGGCAGGCGCCGCGCCGCCCGACGACTCCGCGCACTTCGAGAAGAAGGTGCGCCCGGTGCTGGTCGAGAGGTGCGTGTCGTGCCACGGCCCCGAGAAGCAAAAGGGGGGGCTGCGCGTGGACTCGCGCGCCGCGCTGCTCCAGGGCGGCGACAGCGGGCCGTCGCTCGTGCCCGGCAAGCCGAACGAGAGCCTGCTGACGCGCGTGCTCGCGCACGACGGCGAGCTGAAGATGCCGCCGAAGAACAAGCTCCCCGCGCCCGAGATCGCGGCGCTCAAGGAGTGGGTGCAGGCCGGCGCGCCGTGGCCCGACTCCCCGTCCGCCCCCGCGGCGCCCGCGAAGGGCGGTGAGCGCGTCATCACCGCCGAAGAGAAGGCGTTCTGGGCGTTCCAACCGGTCGAACGGCCCGCCGCGCCACCGGTCCGGAACCCGAAGGTCGAAATCCGGAACGACATCGACCGGTTCCTGCTCGCGCGGCTCGAGCGGGAAGGGCTGTCGTTCGCGCCGCCCACCGACAAGCGCACGCTGCTGCGCCGGATCACGTTCGACCTCACCGGCCTCCCGCCCACGGCGGCCGAGATCGACGCCTTCCTCGCCGACGGCGCCCCGGACGCTTACGAGAAGGTGGTGGACCGGCTCCTCGCGTCGCCGGCCTACGGCGAGAAGTGGGGCCGCCGGTGGCTCGACGTGGCCCGCTACGCCGACAGCAACGGGATGGACGAGAACCTCGCCTACGTGAACGCGTGGCGCTACCGCGATTACGTGATCCGGAGCGTCAACGCGGACAAGCCCTACGACCAGTTCGTCAAGGAGCAGATCGCCGGCGACCTGATGCCGGGCGGGTCCGAGACCGAGCGCGCCGACCGCCTCACCGCCACCGGGTTCCTGGTCATCGGCCCCAAGATGCTCGCCGAAGACGACCCGATGAAGATGCGGATGGACATCCTCGACGAGCAGCTCGACACCCTCGGTCAGGCGTTCATGGGGCTCACGCTCGGCTGCGCCCGGTGCCACGACCACAAATTCGACCCGATCACGGCCGCCGACTATTACGCGCTCGGGGGTATGTTCTACTCGACCAAGACGATGAAGAACCACACCGTCGTTGCCGCGTGGAACGAGCGGTCCCTGGCGTCGCCGGAAGCCACCGCGCTGCTGACCGAGCACGAGCGCACGGTGGCCGCCGCCCGCGCCCAGCTTGCGGGCGCGCAGAAGGGCGGGTTCACGGCGGTCGGCGGGTTCGCGGGGCCGGCGCTGGTCCGCCAGTTCCGCGCGAAGGTCGCGGCAGCGGAGAAGGCGAAGCCCGCGGTCCCGGAGGCGATGGCGGTGGAAGACGCGAAGGGCGAGAACCTCCGCGTACACCTCCGCGGCAACCACACGACGCTCGGGGCCGAGGTGCCGCGGCGGTTCCCGCGCGTCCTCGGCGGGGACAAGGCGCTCGACCTGGGGGCGGCCCGCAGCGGCCGGCTGGAACTCGCCGAGTGGCTCGCGCGCCCCGAACACCCGCTCACGGCCCGCGTGATGGTGAACCGCATCTGGGCCGGGCACTTCGGCGCCGGTCTCGTCCGCAGCACCGACAACTTTGGCCGGCTCGGCGACCGCCCCACGCACCCCGAACTGCTCGACTGGCTCGCCAGCGAGTTCACCGGCGCGAAGTGGTCGGTGAAGCACCTGCACCGGCTCATCGTGACTTCGACCGCCTACCGGATGAGCACCCGGCCCGACCCGGCGGTGGCGGTGAAAGACCCGGACAACAAGCTGCTATCGCACTTCAGCCGGCGGCGGCTGGACGCCGAAGAGGTGCGCGACGGGATGCTCGCCGCGGCGGGGCTCCTGGACCGCACCGCGGGCGGCTCGCTGCTGAAGGCGAACCCGCGGCAGTACATCAACAGCACCGCCCCCGGGGCCTACAACGGGTTCGCGCAGCCGCGCCGCTCGGTCTACCTGCCGGTGATCCGCAGCGGCGTGTACGACGTGCTCCAGACGCTCGACTTCCCGGACCCGTCGGTCCCGAGCGGCCAGCGCGTCGCGACCACCATCCCGACGCAGGCGCTGTTCATGCTGAACGGGGCGCTCGCGGACCAGACCGCGGAGGCGCTGGCGAAGGCCGCGCTGGCCGTTTCGGGCGACGACGCGGCCCGGGTGCGCGAAGCGTACCAGCGGGTCTACGGCCGCGCCCCTACGACCGCGGAAGTGGAGAAAGTGCTGGCCTACCTCCAGAAGTCGCTCGAAGCCGCCGACGCAAAGCTGGCACCCGACGCGCGGACGCTCCGGGCGTGGCGCGGGCTGTGCCGCGTGCTGCTCGCGTCCAACGAGTTCGTGTTCGTGGAATGA
- a CDS encoding CDP-alcohol phosphatidyltransferase, translating to MNPTSAVSPARKCLGWAVHAYTASGLILAAWIAALLLQPDRTADTYRMCFLLMLVAVVVDATDGTLARAVRIREAVPGFDGRRLDDLVDFLLYTCLPLVLIDRAGLLPEGYRAVLVAALVASAYGFCQADIKTVDGAFLGFPSYWNIVAFYLYALPVTGTWAVALIAVLAALTFVPSRYAYPTQPGLGNRVLLALSVPWALLLLAVLASDWGDGPPRVLVGASLLYPALYLGSAWVLSLRRGTARTS from the coding sequence ATGAACCCGACATCGGCGGTCTCACCCGCGCGGAAGTGCCTGGGCTGGGCGGTGCACGCGTACACGGCCTCCGGGCTGATACTCGCGGCATGGATCGCGGCGCTGCTGCTCCAACCCGACCGCACGGCCGACACGTACCGGATGTGTTTCCTGCTCATGCTCGTGGCCGTGGTGGTCGACGCCACGGACGGCACCCTGGCCCGCGCGGTCCGCATCCGGGAGGCGGTCCCGGGGTTCGACGGGCGGCGCCTGGACGACCTGGTCGACTTCCTCTTGTACACGTGCCTGCCGCTGGTGTTGATCGACCGGGCCGGGTTGCTTCCAGAGGGCTACCGGGCGGTGCTCGTCGCGGCCCTGGTGGCCAGCGCGTACGGGTTCTGCCAGGCGGACATCAAGACCGTGGACGGCGCGTTCCTTGGGTTCCCGTCGTACTGGAACATCGTCGCGTTCTACCTGTACGCGCTGCCGGTCACGGGCACGTGGGCGGTGGCACTGATCGCGGTCCTGGCGGCGCTGACGTTCGTGCCGAGCCGGTACGCGTACCCGACGCAGCCGGGGCTCGGGAACCGGGTGCTGCTGGCGCTCAGCGTGCCGTGGGCGCTATTGCTTTTGGCCGTTCTGGCCTCCGATTGGGGCGACGGGCCGCCGCGCGTACTGGTGGGCGCGTCGCTGCTGTACCCGGCGCTGTACCTGGGCTCGGCCTGGGTGCTGTCGCTCCGACGGGGCACGGCTCGTACCTCGTAA